The following coding sequences are from one Achromobacter sp. B7 window:
- a CDS encoding SMP-30/gluconolactonase/LRE family protein produces the protein MPAIAERVGDMLCGVGESPVWRASDQTYTWTDIPNKTLWRWSPASGEFAQWALPRMAGCIAMRGAGWLLGMEDGVYECDALLPDAPCHPRLLAPVAHAAPGMRFNDGRNDRQGRFVAGTMVMDMGRALAAGRLYRYSAGARDLTVLADDLIVPNGLAFSPDGKTMYLSDSHPSRALVWAFDYDVDSGTPHNRRPFIAALPAGRPDGAAVDADGCYWICGNDAGRVYRYTPDGRLDQTYTVSARKVAMCAFGGAGMDTLFITSIRPADAAPGALDGAVFALRPGARGLEETASAG, from the coding sequence ATGCCCGCAATCGCCGAACGCGTTGGAGACATGCTGTGCGGCGTCGGAGAAAGCCCGGTCTGGCGCGCCAGCGACCAGACCTACACCTGGACCGACATTCCCAACAAAACGCTGTGGCGCTGGTCGCCCGCCAGCGGTGAATTCGCGCAATGGGCGCTGCCGCGGATGGCGGGCTGCATCGCCATGCGCGGCGCGGGCTGGCTATTGGGGATGGAAGACGGCGTGTACGAATGCGACGCGCTGCTGCCCGATGCACCTTGCCACCCGCGCCTGCTCGCACCGGTGGCACACGCCGCGCCCGGCATGCGCTTTAACGATGGCCGCAACGATCGGCAAGGCCGCTTCGTGGCGGGCACGATGGTGATGGACATGGGCCGCGCGCTAGCGGCCGGCCGCCTGTATCGCTATAGCGCCGGCGCGCGCGACCTGACCGTGCTGGCGGATGACCTGATCGTGCCCAATGGCCTGGCATTCAGCCCGGACGGCAAGACGATGTACCTGTCCGATTCGCATCCGTCGCGCGCCTTGGTGTGGGCGTTTGATTACGACGTGGACAGCGGCACCCCTCACAATCGCCGCCCCTTCATCGCCGCCTTGCCCGCCGGCCGCCCCGACGGCGCCGCGGTCGACGCCGACGGCTGCTACTGGATTTGCGGCAACGACGCCGGCCGCGTCTACCGCTACACGCCCGACGGCCGGCTGGACCAGACCTACACCGTTTCCGCCCGCAAGGTCGCCATGTGCGCCTTTGGCGGCGCGGGCATGGACACCCTTTTCATCACGTCGATACGCCCTGCCGACGCCGCCCCCGGCGCGCTGGACGGCGCCGTGTTTGCCCTGCGCCCCGGCGCGCGGGGCCTGGAGGAAACCGCAAGCGCCGGCTAG